From the genome of Cystobacter fuscus DSM 2262:
TGGCCTGAATGAACGTGGCGAGTCCGCGTGCTTCCAGCCATCGGCCCACGAGCGTCCGGCCCGAGCCACCAGGGGCGCTCCACCAGCAGGGCCACCCGCGTGGGTCCTGCACCTCGGAGGGGATGCCGGGCGGCAGCGGCTCCTCACGCAGCTCGAGGGGCCGTGCATCCACATCCCAGAGCTCGAGCCGCGTGGCGGTCCTCGGGCGCTCTCCGCTGGCGGCCGGGTCGAGGCGCGCGTCCAGCTCTTCCGACGACAGGCCCAACAGCTCCGCGAGTGCCTCCCACGCCTTCGGATGCTTGAGCAACGCCGAGGCATCCCCCTTGTCCAACTGACCCAGGTAGGTGGCCAACGACTCCCGGGTGAGCGCGCGCAGGGATGGGTTGCCCTGCTTCAGGCGCCGCGCCAGGGCGGAGTAGCTGGTGGCTCGCGGCTCCAGTGCTTCCATCTGGCTCTTCAGCCATCCCATCGGCTCGGTGCTCCTTCAATTGAAGTCCAATTGGACCGGGTTGGGCGGGAGGTCTCCGGACAACGTATATCCAACGGCACCTCTCAAGGAGAAAACATGGAGCGCATCGACCATCCCCCCCTTCCCCCCCGGCCCGATTGGATGTTCGAGCTTCCGGTCCGGGCGGCGAGCTTCCTGTCCCAGGTCTACGCCGCGATGGACGCGGGAGCGCCGGACCTGGCCGTGCTGGGGCTGCGCAGTCTGTTCGACGTGACCGCGCTCGAGTTGGTGGGCGATGTGGGGACGTTCACGGAGAAATTGAAGGCCTTGATGGCCCAAGGCTTCATCAGCGAGCAGGACACCC
Proteins encoded in this window:
- a CDS encoding DUF4145 domain-containing protein, with the translated sequence MERIDHPPLPPRPDWMFELPVRAASFLSQVYAAMDAGAPDLAVLGLRSLFDVTALELVGDVGTFTEKLKALMAQGFISEQDTQTLAVVIDAGSAVAHRGHSLQVEHVHLIRTCIEGLLFQRFVAPKRVRALQRAIPKRSRRKRHGHSRG